A region of the Peredibacter starrii genome:
AGAACAGCGCATTCATCACGACTCTTACCAGGACGACCAATTTAGAAATGACTATGACCCCACATATGAGGATGAATATGGAATGAAACATCCTTATGAACATGGTGGAAGATTAAACCGCTGGTCAGATGACATACGTTCGGAGGCCTCACGGGAGAACCACTATGGCAAAGGTCCTAAAGGCTATCAGCGATCTGATACACGGATCATGGAAGACGCCTGTGAAATTCTTCTCGATAGTCCTGAAGTGGATGCCAGTGAAATAGAAGTTAAGGTCAATGATCGTGTGATTACACTTGAAGGTGAGGTCGTAAGTCGACGTGATAAACGTATGGCCGAGGAGTTGATTGAAAATATCTCCGGCGTTCTCGATGTGCAAAACCGTTTAAAGGTAAAACACAGTGCCGATGGTTGGATTCCCGGATTGGGCTATGCGGGCCGTGATCAATACGGATTATGAGGGGGATTTATGGATAAAGAGAAACAAGAAAG
Encoded here:
- a CDS encoding BON domain-containing protein, with the protein product MGRIQSGNDQRGFSRFRDSDYFEEPRFDTDGSFTHSNFSFDDKEFGRDLHEKRGRFGGVNRFGEQRIHHDSYQDDQFRNDYDPTYEDEYGMKHPYEHGGRLNRWSDDIRSEASRENHYGKGPKGYQRSDTRIMEDACEILLDSPEVDASEIEVKVNDRVITLEGEVVSRRDKRMAEELIENISGVLDVQNRLKVKHSADGWIPGLGYAGRDQYGL